In a single window of the Alistipes sp. ZOR0009 genome:
- a CDS encoding biotin/lipoyl-containing protein — MKQYKLKINGNDYDVHVNNVDGNIVDVEINGSPYKVEIDREIKQSKTPTLVRPEAVPSTDSHPSVAKTVSPGMATSGAIKSPLPGVILSLAVREGDIVKVGQRLLVLEAMKMENNIDSDKEGKIASIKVRQGDSVMEGDVLVVIE; from the coding sequence ATGAAACAATACAAGCTCAAAATAAACGGGAACGACTACGATGTTCACGTAAATAACGTAGATGGTAACATCGTCGATGTTGAAATCAATGGCTCTCCCTATAAGGTTGAAATAGACAGGGAGATTAAGCAATCCAAAACGCCAACCCTAGTACGACCAGAAGCAGTACCTTCGACAGACTCCCATCCATCGGTAGCAAAAACGGTGAGCCCCGGAATGGCAACATCTGGAGCCATCAAATCGCCACTACCAGGAGTTATTCTTAGCCTTGCCGTCCGCGAAGGAGACATTGTAAAGGTAGGACAACGCCTTTTGGTACTCGAGGCTATGAAGATGGAGAACAACATTGACTCTGACAAAGAGGGAAAAATCGCCTCTATCAAAGTTCGTCAAGGCGATAGCGTAATGGAAGGTGATGTACTTGTAGTTATTGAATAA
- a CDS encoding OadG family transporter subunit, translating into MSKVFKLVRSFVIIMSLCVSGKVLAQNAGDLRINEFLVINESNYQDDFGVRGSWIEIYNTAYNYVNISGCYLTNDPKNPKKYRIPKNDPVTKIAPRSYLVFWADNKTTHGTLHLNFDLRETNYLALYDQSGRVLIDSVTFNHTIQKPDTSWGRTTDAGNTWNFLPKATPRGNNDTVEGASAGSKFLLYDPNGFLMAFMSMSVVFIALIMLYLVFKYIGKYNIKLSGRAKQRELEKQGIVAHPGAKILEGPSGEELTAIATAIYLYENERSDLESSILTIEKTARTYSPWSSKIYGLRQIPQKVTRR; encoded by the coding sequence ATGAGCAAAGTTTTTAAATTGGTTAGAAGCTTTGTTATAATCATGTCATTATGCGTTTCGGGCAAGGTTCTTGCCCAAAACGCAGGTGACTTGAGGATTAACGAGTTTCTTGTCATCAACGAGTCAAACTATCAGGACGATTTTGGGGTACGTGGTTCTTGGATTGAAATCTACAACACCGCCTACAACTACGTAAACATCTCAGGGTGCTATCTCACCAATGACCCTAAAAACCCCAAAAAGTATCGAATCCCCAAAAATGATCCAGTAACTAAAATCGCACCACGCAGTTATCTTGTTTTTTGGGCAGACAACAAAACCACTCACGGAACGCTACACCTAAATTTTGATCTAAGAGAAACGAACTATCTTGCGCTTTACGACCAAAGCGGAAGAGTTTTAATCGACAGCGTTACGTTTAACCACACCATCCAAAAACCAGACACCAGCTGGGGTCGCACCACCGACGCCGGCAACACTTGGAACTTCCTTCCCAAAGCAACACCTCGAGGAAATAATGACACCGTAGAAGGGGCTTCTGCTGGATCCAAATTCCTTCTATACGATCCCAATGGCTTTCTCATGGCCTTCATGTCCATGAGCGTTGTTTTTATAGCCCTAATCATGCTATACCTCGTATTTAAGTACATTGGCAAGTACAACATCAAGCTTTCTGGCAGAGCAAAACAGCGCGAGCTCGAAAAGCAAGGTATTGTAGCCCATCCAGGGGCGAAAATTTTAGAAGGACCTTCGGGAGAGGAGCTAACTGCAATTGCTACGGCGATTTACCTATACGAGAATGAGAGGTCTGACCTTGAATCTTCGATACTAACCATCGAAAAAACAGCGAGAACCTACTCGCCTTGGAGTTCGAAGATTTATGGATTAAGGCAAATACCTCAAAAAGTTACAAGACGGTAA